A single genomic interval of Mangifera indica cultivar Alphonso chromosome 5, CATAS_Mindica_2.1, whole genome shotgun sequence harbors:
- the LOC123217798 gene encoding probable peroxygenase 5 has protein sequence MCWPISSKLPDVKLPIVVKNIAKGKHGSDSRTYDAQGRFVPAKFEETFSKHAHAHDDSLTSDELMEMLKANRQTNDFKGSAASFTKWKLLYDLSKDKDRLLHKDTVRAIYDGSLFYQLEKGRK, from the exons ATGTGTTGGCCAATCAGT AGTAAATTACCTGATGTTAAACTCCCAATTGTAGTTAAAAATATCGCGAAAGGCAAACATGGGAGCGACTCTAGAACCTATGATGCTCAAGGAag GTTTGTTCCTGCaaaatttgaagaaactttCAGTAAGCATGCACATGCACACGATGACTCTTTAACATCGGATGAATTAATGGAAATGCTCAAGGCCAATAGACAAACTAATGATTTCAAAGGATC GGCTGCAAGTTTCACAAAATGGAAGCTCTTGTACGATCTATCTAAagataaagatagattattgcATAAAGATACAGTAAGAGCTATTTATGATGGAAGTCTGTTTTACCAATTAGAGA